A window from Malassezia restricta chromosome I, complete sequence encodes these proteins:
- a CDS encoding phosphatidylinositol 4-kinase A, translating into MDVLDQPTHALILSDLAACLAQEAADGTLDSSDFAAFQSSDASSSTLALGYFSVSDVRAVLAQARFASALADAMSQAPARDATSASHVYMEHVSRTLCATAEHMPRADFDESLQVRGQWPMADELAYAVVEGLLKIGACVASMRAPTQAALLQLVRGLCAQLRASGAWDEQRRWACRCVPQLHGVARAMQAVAFVWDEASIAPMAEELGALALEAQTVYRLDALLLTLPSQSAALQQSRAWAERRGCTPLVPATPSKHALDAGDVLLEQYVRLGVPLSGQLVASCSLRALASIVAQAAVPQAASAQRASAWACLVRGTLPVRLPMPSVVHAAYEARTSDGAEHAELYASEQLCASLQLLIVGAATRTDDVTYAWDALCDVLSERAPSHDVASQCAALEGAAVLAHVRPTLSLKLLHHIRRWVQAPTSVATLDAHADLAAACMAACIRASGQDEAAASTMYTMLNHVSREAHAIIVHTTLAVLTRLAREMRVPSYTALVVSLLLQRTQAPGQLPIGIVFSHLVPLAAASPRSGFVNMYTALGDAMRHALQHGDSAQWERLQHASLQLARALTPAAEAQGRDADAAAGEATPCLRKELMLPDVLALVIEAGTRRAGGRAAVQGLVHIVAALLAHADMHVHWQPPAELVYLFRNAWIVMVLVGGVSSLTAPMPHGDPLNTIALKTPTLVPATARNYLDDDIDTYNVLRHDALATSADALRHALSPVLGHRALETRALSLARLAFVYAVLHVEWRRAACGRPSMALCYLVHPGIATSSVHAPLRAVIERTFAAFLVHVSERCHTHTADACLASEARNMLVALCHTRAAVRDEAHSYLERLVPACPWLFARAEVVATMLELVTLVSRGCDGELTSAFMPQYTFTSALAGVSIDLSDVYADRRALLESVSRRVRDILTRVQIDVPGALHGALLRYLQADTAADGLGATLALDVARGRTQRVGFSQVRCDDAGHVTHALLVQSASLGWTAATPEATLRAQIQALAASALHSHDALDGFVYRCAALLVQQATPDADVLSALVRVPMQVCTKTALRAATRAWSWLLAERPAAMAALVCAIAEHWADAARQRRGLYTTQLPAQAPLSRKTDMSATDPARIARETSLADELLAGHLLVLQLLSDCLERARSSDATLVAVLCRLVLHMADAAPALCLHPLARLAHTALVQFSLRVLEAARLDVFIEARLRDAVCRLALAWFAQPPVWSYGGDLRRGAEELLHVRAVMALLRHATLRADTFVSSSTAHTTQHTMLHSTQRLVPHCPLARAVEHVQQCLHLLQALYASEEARLLVWLHPTQHAKGAPPSVQVQRGDLLTAWRLDPRVAVHMIERFPQPELRTELAQLISAEPHRVTHCSAALRLFLTQQPTPRALRWLLAWAPVAPVDAIDMLTPDGGGRHPMVLQYAMRTLAEHPVDLVFFYVPQLVQTLREDVYGYIAQFILHTSLVSQLFCHQIIWNMEANKYKDDLAEVEDPLKPTLDAMIQRIVGQLTGEAQAYYEREFAFFKKVTGISGSLRPYVKCSKPEKKAKIDEEMAKIAVEEGVYLPSNPDGAVVDIDRTSGRPLQSAAKTPFMATFKVRRAVAERTNPDDPPHVDVWQSAIFKVGDDCRQDMLALQVIAQFKNIFMAIGLDVYLDPYRVTATAPGCGVIDVVPNATSRDEMGRAKINDLSDFYKNRYGDEHSVAFQQARLNFIQSMAAYSVVCHILQIRDRHNGNIMFDGEGHVVHIDFGFLFDIGPGGMRFEPYSFKLSHEMVDVMGGHESPGFAMFEQLVVKAYLACRPFAHEIVATCGLMLGTDLPSFKGKATLDRLHERFKPNMTEREAALHAQWLVKDAYGNMRGTLYDLIQEKQNHIPYRR; encoded by the coding sequence ATGGACGTGTTGGATCAGCCGACGCATGCGTTGATTCTGAGCGACCTCGCTGCGTGTCTCGCGCAGGAGGCCGCGGATGGCACGCTTGACTCGAGTGATTTTGCGGCGTTCCAGAGCAGTGATGCGTCCTCGagcacgctggcgctgggcTACTTTAGTGTGTCGGATGTGCGGGcggtgctggcgcaggcgcgcttcgcgaGTGCGTTGGCCGATGCGATGAgccaggcgccggcgcgcgatgcgacGAGTGCGTCGCACGTGTACATGGAGCATGTGTCGCGCACGCTGTGTGCGACGGCGGAGCacatgccgcgcgccgaCTTTGACGAGAGTCTGCAGGTGCGTGGGCAGTGGCCGATGGCCGATGAGCTGGCGTACGCGgtcgtcgagggcctgcTCAAGATcggagcgtgcgtggcgtcgatgcgtgcgccgacgcaggcggcgctgctgcagctcgtccgcGGCCTgtgtgcgcagctgcgtgcgtcggGTGCGTGggacgagcagcggcgctgggcgtgccgctgcgtgccgcagctgcatggGGTGGCGCGGGCGATGCAGGCGGTCGCGTTTGTGTGGGACGAGGCGTCGATCGCGCCGATGGCGGAGGAGCTCGgggcgctcgcgctcgaggcgcagacTGTGTATCgtctggatgcgctgctgctgacGCTGCCGTCGCagtcggcggcgctgcagcagagcCGGGCGTGGGCTGAGCGGCGTGGCTGTAcgccgctcgtgcctgcgacgccgagcaagcacgcgctcgatgcgggcgacgtgctgctggagcagtATGTGCGCCTAGGCGTGCCGCTGAGTGGCCAGCtcgtggcgtcgtgcagtctgcgtgcgctcgcgtCGATCGTTGCGCaggcggccgtgccgcaGGCCGCTtccgcgcagcgcgcgtcggcgtggGCGTGCCTGGTGCGTGGCACGCTGCCTGTGCGCCTGCCGATGCCGTCGGTCGTGCACGCGGCGTacgaggcgcgcacgtctgacggcgccgagcatgccgagctgtATGCGAGTGAGCAGCtgtgtgcgtcgctccAGCTGCTCATCGTGGgtgcggcgacgcgcacggACGACGTGACGTACGCGTGGGACGCGCtgtgcgacgtgctgagcgagcgagcgccgtcgcacGATGTGGCGTCGCAGTGCGCAGCGCTCGAAGGCGCCGCGGTCCtcgcgcatgtgcgtcCGACGCTCTcgctcaagctgctgcaccacaTCCGGCGGTGGGTGCAGGCGCCGACGTcggtcgcgacgctcgatgcgcacgcggacctggcggcggcgtgcatggcggCGTGCATCCGCGCCTCGGGGCaagacgaggcggcggcgtcgacgatgTACACGATGCTGAATCACGTctcgcgcgaggcgcacgcgATCATCGTCCACACGACGCTGGCCGTGCtcacgcgcctcgcgcgcgagATGCGTGTGCCGTCGTACACGGCACTCGtcgtgtcgctgctgctgcagcgtaCGCAGGCGCCGGGGCAGCTGCCGATCGGCATCGTGTTCTCGCAcctcgtgccgctcgcggccgcgtcgccgcgctcggGCTTCGTGAACATGTacacggcgctgggcgatgcgatgcgccatgcgctgcagcacggcgaTAGCGCGCAGTGGGAGCGCTTGCagcatgcgtcgctgcagctggcgcgcgcgctgacgccggcggccgaggcgcagggccgcgacgcggacgcggcggcgggcgaagcgacgccgtgcctgcGGAAGGAGCTGATGCTGCCGGACgtgctggcgctcgtgaTCGAGGCGGGCACGCGGCGGGCGGGCGGCCgggcggccgtgcagggcctcgtgcacatcgtcgcggcgctgctggcgcacgCGGACATGCACGTCCACTGGCAGCCGCccgccgagctcgtgtACCTGTTCCGCAACGCGTGGATCGTCATGGTGCTCGTTGGCGGCGTGTCGTCGCtgacggcgccgatgccgcACGGCGATCCGCTGAACACGATCGCGCTCAAGACGCCGACGCTCGTGCccgcgacggcgcgcaactacctcgacgacgacatcgaCACGTacaatgtgctgcgccacgacgcgctcgctACGTCGGcggacgcgctgcgccacgcgctgTCGCCCGTCCTCGGCCAccgcgcgctcgagacgcgcgcgctgtcgctcgcgcgcctcgcgtTCGTGTACGCCGTGCTGCACGTCGagtggcgccgcgcggcgtgcggccgTCCGTCGATGGCGCTGTGCTACCTCGTGCATCCGGGCATCGCGACGTCGTCcgtgcacgcgccgctgcgtgcggtgatcgagcgcacgtTTGCCGCGTTCCTCGTGCATGTGTCGGAGCGCtgccacacgcacacggccgacgcgtgcctcgcgagcgaggcgcgcaacatgctcgtcgcgctgtgccacacgcgcgcggccgtgcgcgatgAGGCGCACTCGTACttggagcgcctcgtgccggCGTGTCCGTGGCTGTTTGCGCGCGCCGAGGTCGTGGCGacgatgctcgagctcgtcacGCTCGTCAGCCGCGGCTGCGACGGCGAGCTGACGTCCGCGTTCATGCCGCAGTACACCTTCACCTCCGCCCTCGCGGGCGTGTCGATCGACCTCTCGGACGTGTACGCGGACCGCcgcgccctgctcgagagcgtgtcgcgccgcgtgcgcgatATCCTCACGCGCGTGCAGATCGACGTGCccggcgcgctgcacggcgcgctccTGCGCTACCTGCAGGCCGacacggccgccgacggcctcggcgcgacgctcgcgctggatgtcgcgcgcggccgcacgcagcgcgtcggctTCAGCCAGGTGCGCTGCGACGACGCGGGGCATGtcacgcacgcgctgctcgtgcagagcgcgtcgctcggCTGGacggccgcgacgcccgagGCCACGCTCCGCGCGCAGAtccaggcgctcgcggccTCCGCACTGCActcgcacgacgcgctcgacggctTCGTGTaccgctgcgccgcgctcctcgtgcagcaggcgacgcccgacgccgacgtactctcggcgctcgtccgcgTGCCGATGCAGGTGTGTACGAAGAcagcgctgcgcgccgcgacgcgcgcctggTCGTGgctgctcgccgagcgcccCGCGGCGATGGCCGCGCTCGTCTgcgccatcgccgagcACTGGgcggacgccgcgcgccagcgccgcggcctgtacacgacgcagctgccCGCCCAGGCCCCGCTGTCGCGCAAGACGGACATGTCGGCGACGGACCccgcgcgcatcgcccgcGAGACCAgcctcgccgacgagctcctcgccgGCCacctcctcgtcctccagCTGCTCAGCGACTGCCTCGAAcgcgcgcgcagcagcgatgccacgctcgtcgccgtgctttgccgcctcgtcctgcacatggccgacgccgcgccggcgctgtgcctgcatCCGCTCGCGCGACTCGCCCacacggcgctcgtgcagttCAGCTTGCGTGTGCTCGAGgccgcgcgcctcgacgtgttcatcgaggcgcgtctgcGTGACGCCGTGTGCCGCCTCGCCCTCGCCTGGTTCGCACAGCCGCCCGTGTGGTCGTACGGCGGCgacctgcgccgcggcgccgaggaACTCTTGCACGTGCGCGCCGTCATGgccctgctgcgccacgcgacgctgcgagCCGACACGTtcgtgtcgtcgtcgaccgCGCACACCACGCAGCACACGATGCTGCAcagcacgcagcgcctcgtcccgCACTGCccgctcgcgcgcgccgtcgagcacGTCCAGCAGTGCCTCCAtctgctgcaggcgctctaCGCCAGCGAAgaggcgcgcctgctcgtgTGGCTGCACCCGACGCAGCATGCCAagggcgcgccgcccagcgTGCAGGTGCAGCGCGGCGACCTGCTCACAGCCTGGCGCCTCGATCCACGCGTCGCCGTGCACAtgatcgagcgcttccCCCAGCCCGAGCTGCGCAccgagctcgcgcagctcatcAGCGCCGAGCCGCACCGCGTGACGCATTGCAGCGCCGCCCTGCGCCTGTTCCTCACGCAGCAGCCCACACCCCGCGCCCTCCGCTGGCTGCTCGCATGGGCGCCCGTCGCgcccgtcgacgccatcgacatgctcacgcccgacggcggcggccgccaccCCATGGTCCTGCAGTacgccatgcgcacgctcgccgAGCACCCCGTCGACCTGGTCTTTTTCTACGTGCCCCAGCTCGTCCAGACATTGCGCGAGGACGTGTATGGCTACATCGCTCAGTTCATCCTGCATACGTCGCTCGTCTCCCAGCTCTTCTGCCACCAGATCATCTGGAACATGGAGGCGAACAAGTACAAGGACGACTTGGCCGAAGTCGAAGACCCGCTCAAACCCACGCTCGACGCcatgatccagcgcatcgtcggccagctcacgggcgaggcgcaggcatACTATGAGCGCGAGTTCGCCTTCTTCAAAAAGGTCACCGGCATCTCAGGCTCGCTGCGCCCGTACGTCAAGTGCTCCAAGCCGGAAAAGAAGGCCAAGATTGACGAGGAAATGGCCAAGATCGCGGTCGAGGAAGGTGTGTACCTGCCATCCAACCccgacggcgccgtcgtcgacatCGACCGCACGTCCGGTCGTCCGCTCCAGTCAGCCGCCAAGACCCCGTTCATGGCCACGTTCAaggtgcgccgcgccgtcgcggAGCGCACGAACCCCGACGATCCACCACACGTCGACGTGTGGCAGAGCGCCATCTTCAAGGTCGGCGACGACTGCCGCCAGGACATGCTCGCCCTGCAGGTCATCGCGCAGTTCAAAAACATCTTCATGGCCATCGGACTCGACGTGTACCTCGATCCGTACCGCGTCACCGCCACCGCGCCCGGCTGCGGCGTCATTGACGTCGTGCCGAACGCCACATCGCGCGACGAAATGGGCCGCGCCAAGATCAACGACCTGAGCGACTTTTACAAGAACCGCTACGGCGACGAGCACAGCGTCGCGTTCCAGCAGGCCCGCCTCAACTTTATCCAGTCGATGGCGGCCTACTCGGTCGTCTGCCACATTCTGCAAATCCGCGATCGCCACAACGGCAACATCATGTTCGACGGCGAAGGACACGTCGTGCACATCGACTTTGGCTTCCTGTTCGACATCGGACccggcggcatgcgcttCGAACCATACTCGTTCAAACTGTCCCACGAAATGGTCGACGTCATGGGCGGACACGAATCGCCTGGCTTCGCCATGttcgagcagctcgtcgtcaaGGCCTACCTCGCCTGCCGCCCCTTTGCCCACGAAATCGTCGCCACCTGTGGCTTGATGCTCGGCACGGACCTGCCCTCATTCAAGGGCAAGGCCACACTCGAtcgcctgcacgagcgctTCAAGCCCAACATGACAGAGCGCGAGGCCGCCCTGCATGCCCAGTGGCTCGTCAAAGATGCCTACGGCaacatgcgcggcacgctgtACGACCTGATCCAGGAGAAGCAAAACCACATCCCATACCGTAGGTAA